The genomic region ACCGCTGCCAGCATTCGCTTGGGCCGCTGATGATGCTGCTGCACGAGCTTCGCCAATTCCGTGATGGTTGTGGTCTGGCCCCCGAAAACTGGACGGGATGAAATAGAGACTCCGGCTCGCCCCCAGCCGTAGGCTGGAAAGCGAGGCCCACCGATGAAAACGCGCCAGTTCACCGAAGACCAGATCATCAAATTGCTCCAGGACGCCAAGAAGGGCGAGAAACCGATCGAGGAACTCTGCCGGGACTTCGGATGCAGTCCGGCGTCCTATTACGGCTGGAAAAAGAAATACGGCGACACCACCGTGGACGAAGCCAAACGGCTTCGTCAACTCGAGAAGGAGAATGCCCGTCTCCTGCGGATCGTCGGCGAGCAGCGCCTGGAGATCGACGCCATGAAGGGTGTGCTTCAGAAAAAGCGGTGACGCCCACCGAGAAACGCGCGGTGATCCAGGAACTGATCACTGCGCGGGTCAGGCCCGGTCGGGCCTGCTTGCTGGTGGGCCTCCCGAAATCCTCCTGGCACTACCGTGCTACACCGCGCCAGGACAGCGCACTTCGGCAACGGATCCGCGCGTTGGCCCTCCTCCACCCTCGACGCGGCTCCCGGTTCATTCACGCGCTGCTGGTCCAGGAAGGTCAGCACATCAACCGGAAAAGGGTCCGGCGCATCTGGCGCGAAGAAGCCCTCACCATCAAACCGAAGACCAGCAAGAAAATCCGCACAGGGACGTCTATTCCGATGCATGCCGAGTCTCCCAATCACGTCTGGACCTACGACTTCATCTTTGACCAGACCCTGAACGGAACCATCCTGAAGATCCTGACCTTGACCGACGAATTCACCCGGCAGTCGTTGGCCGTGCGGGTCCACGCGTCCTTCACGTCCGCGGACGTGAAGGACGTCCTGAATGAGGTGATCGCTGAACGTGGGGCACCAGGATTCATCCGCAGTGACAACGGTTCAGAGTTCATCGCCCGTGACCTGGGGATCTGGCTGGCCGTCCAGGACATCGGCACGCGGTTCATTCAACCAGGGAAACCGTGGCAAAACGGCTTTGCCGAGAGTTTCCACGCTCGGCTGCGCGAGGAGTGTCTCAACCAGGAAGTGTTCTACTCGGCCAGGCACGCTCAGGTGGTGCTGGAAGGGTACCGGGCGTTTTACAACACCAGCCGGCCTCATTCCTCTCTGAAGTACCGCACGCCAGACGAATTTGCTCAGCTGGCCAGGCGTCAGGCTGAAGTCCCCCTCTGCGGACAGAGCACCGCAGAGGCGGCCGTCATCCCGCCACCTGGGTGAGCACCCACCACCGATGCAGTACCCTTCTCTTGAGCCGAGTCTCTACTCGCGACTGTCCAAACTTTGGGGCCAGCTCAGTTGTGCGGACGCTCTCCCGTTCGGCCACACCCTCAAATTTGGTCTTGAGGACGTCGCCATAAATTTTCCAGTTGGCCTTGAGCTGATCGATCTGTCGTTCAAGTTGGCGCAGTCTAAATTCCATCTGCATAGGAGAGCGGCGAAGTTGTGTGCCCACGGCACAGGTCATCACAGCTGTCTCCTGAGCCAGGAGGGCGATTTCGAGGCTACTGGAGAAGTCTTTGACCCGATCAGTCAATTTTGCCTGGTCCGCCTTGCTGGGTTGCTTCCAAACCACCACACCCTTGAGCCGAACTTTTTCGGCTTTGGCCAGTTCCTTCTGCCGACGGACGAGCTGTTTGTCTGCAGTTTGTATCTCGGCGAGGCATTCCCGGTAGATGGTTTCCAACTGATCCCCGTAGCGCGCACTGTCGCTGCTGGTCAAGGTTCCGAGCTCAAGAAGGGACAGTATTTCCGTGAGGTACGTCAAGTTGCCCTGCAAGCGGCCAATTCGTTGATCGTCGAGCAGGTCCTGAAGTTGATCGAGAGTTTCATTCACCTGTTTGAGTTGCTTACCGATTTCTTGCAGATGAACAGTGGATGTCACTATCGTGGCGACTTCGAAGGCCGCCAGCCCCAACGTGGCAAGCTTGGCCCCCTTGATGGGTTTGAATTTGGCGTGCTGGGTGATCTTTCCTCCGGAACGCGAAAACCCTC from Deinococcus arcticus harbors:
- a CDS encoding IS3 family transposase; the encoded protein is MTPTEKRAVIQELITARVRPGRACLLVGLPKSSWHYRATPRQDSALRQRIRALALLHPRRGSRFIHALLVQEGQHINRKRVRRIWREEALTIKPKTSKKIRTGTSIPMHAESPNHVWTYDFIFDQTLNGTILKILTLTDEFTRQSLAVRVHASFTSADVKDVLNEVIAERGAPGFIRSDNGSEFIARDLGIWLAVQDIGTRFIQPGKPWQNGFAESFHARLREECLNQEVFYSARHAQVVLEGYRAFYNTSRPHSSLKYRTPDEFAQLARRQAEVPLCGQSTAEAAVIPPPG
- a CDS encoding transposase, producing MKTRQFTEDQIIKLLQDAKKGEKPIEELCRDFGCSPASYYGWKKKYGDTTVDEAKRLRQLEKENARLLRIVGEQRLEIDAMKGVLQKKR